In Chitinophaga nivalis, a single genomic region encodes these proteins:
- a CDS encoding Gfo/Idh/MocA family protein, with product MTRKLRMGMIGGGKDAFIGAIHRIAANMDGLIELVAGALSVHPDVAIASGQMLFLDPARTYTDFKTMLEKEAAMPADQRLDFVTIVTPNFAHFEPAMMALDRGFNVVIEKPITFSLDEAKQLEKKVADTGLTLLLTHTYTGYPMVKQARQMVAAGALGKIRKVWVEYPQGWLSKLSEKEGNAQAAWRTDPTKSGKSGCMGDIGTHAANLAEYISGARIEKLCADLNVVVPGRALDDDGAVLLRFDNGASGVLIASQVAAGEENALKIRVYGEKGGLEWAQQEPNTLLVKWLDKPTEIYRAGAGYSFQSSYMTHNTRTPGGHPEGYLEAFGNLYRNFAQTLSARIDGVTPSPESLDFPGATDGVRGMAFIDNVVRSSQSDTKWTTFEI from the coding sequence ATGACACGGAAACTAAGAATGGGAATGATCGGAGGCGGTAAGGATGCCTTCATAGGCGCTATCCACCGGATAGCTGCCAACATGGACGGACTGATTGAACTGGTGGCAGGCGCCCTGAGCGTACACCCCGACGTGGCTATCGCTTCAGGGCAAATGCTGTTCCTGGATCCCGCCCGTACGTATACCGACTTCAAAACCATGCTGGAAAAAGAAGCCGCCATGCCGGCAGATCAACGCCTGGATTTCGTTACCATCGTAACACCCAACTTCGCTCACTTCGAACCCGCTATGATGGCGCTGGACCGGGGCTTTAACGTGGTAATAGAAAAACCTATTACATTTTCCCTGGACGAAGCCAAACAATTGGAAAAGAAAGTGGCCGATACCGGGCTTACCCTGTTACTCACCCATACCTACACCGGGTACCCGATGGTGAAACAGGCCCGCCAGATGGTAGCTGCCGGCGCTTTAGGCAAGATCCGCAAAGTATGGGTGGAATATCCACAGGGTTGGCTCAGCAAACTCAGTGAAAAAGAAGGCAATGCCCAGGCAGCCTGGAGAACAGATCCGACCAAATCCGGCAAAAGCGGTTGCATGGGCGATATTGGTACCCACGCCGCCAACCTGGCCGAATATATCAGCGGCGCCCGCATTGAAAAACTATGCGCAGACCTCAACGTAGTAGTACCCGGCCGCGCCCTCGACGACGACGGCGCCGTACTGCTCCGCTTCGATAATGGCGCCAGCGGTGTGCTCATCGCCTCACAGGTAGCGGCAGGAGAGGAAAATGCCCTGAAAATAAGGGTATACGGAGAAAAAGGCGGACTGGAATGGGCCCAACAGGAACCAAACACCTTGCTGGTAAAATGGCTGGATAAACCTACCGAAATCTATCGGGCAGGCGCCGGCTACAGCTTCCAGTCGTCCTACATGACACATAACACCCGTACCCCCGGCGGTCACCCGGAAGGATACCTGGAAGCCTTCGGTAACCTGTACCGCAACTTCGCACAAACCCTGTCTGCCAGAATAGATGGCGTGACGCCCTCACCGGAGTCACTGGACTTCCCCGGGGCTACCGATGGCGTACGTGGTATGGCATTTATTGATAACGTGGTAAGATCTTCACAAAGTGATACCAAATGGACCACTTTCGAGATCTGA
- a CDS encoding RNA polymerase sigma-70 factor, with translation MINGLYSDEILKGLQVRDRGVFAIVYEHFYPVLFATAHKYVSDKVQAEEIVQDVFLHLWEKEWTLEHATALKSYLYRAVINRAINHLQRNRLLRKHHSAIQHLQEESYLCTFIEEQELRERIHQAVSRLPEKCQQIFKLSRFEGLKNNEIAHQLNLSVKTVENQMTIALKQLKAALLDDPERPVSAISRMQLLWWLFAI, from the coding sequence ATGATTAACGGTTTGTACAGTGATGAAATTTTAAAAGGCCTGCAGGTCAGGGACCGGGGTGTGTTTGCCATCGTATACGAGCACTTTTACCCTGTTTTGTTTGCTACGGCGCATAAATACGTAAGCGACAAAGTGCAGGCAGAAGAAATAGTGCAGGATGTTTTTCTGCACCTGTGGGAGAAAGAGTGGACATTGGAACATGCCACAGCGTTGAAAAGTTACCTGTATCGCGCTGTTATCAACCGTGCCATCAACCATTTGCAACGTAACCGTTTGTTAAGAAAACATCATTCTGCTATTCAGCACCTGCAGGAAGAAAGTTATTTATGTACCTTTATTGAAGAACAGGAATTACGGGAACGCATCCACCAGGCGGTTTCCCGGTTACCTGAAAAATGTCAGCAAATATTTAAACTAAGTCGGTTCGAAGGGTTAAAGAACAATGAAATAGCTCACCAACTGAATTTATCGGTTAAGACAGTCGAAAATCAAATGACGATTGCGCTGAAGCAATTGAAAGCAGCCTTGCTGGATGATCCGGAACGGCCGGTTTCTGCTATCAGTCGTATGCAATTGTTGTGGTGGCTGTTCGCTATTTAG
- a CDS encoding FecR family protein produces the protein MMKPTDDFLFILNCLQLPEDAVRKAQLQRWLEADVRNNELYEKVKLLWEQAAETRYFEGADAAAATRRFLEKLDGPLPVIYMPTRSPWWKRAAAAAAILISTAMGWYWYKTSVAIAWLSKTTGNTIDSLLLSDGSRIVLNKHATVRYPATFKGHNRTVTLQSGEAFFDIATDPGHPFILTSGPAQIKVLGTSFNVKNSPHAVQVFVLTGSISLQQTGGTTALRLAAGKGGVFYSDNGDLNEDAGTGYNQLSWRTHELRFENAPIGEVCSALSDYYGVTIIPDYKISHKRKLNANFSNRSLEEVKATLSALYDYSFEQQADTLYVK, from the coding sequence ATGATGAAACCAACCGACGATTTTCTATTTATTCTCAACTGCCTGCAGCTGCCGGAGGATGCTGTGCGTAAGGCACAGCTCCAACGTTGGCTGGAAGCGGATGTACGGAACAATGAACTGTATGAAAAAGTAAAGCTGTTGTGGGAGCAGGCAGCAGAAACACGTTATTTTGAAGGGGCAGATGCCGCCGCAGCCACCAGGAGGTTTCTGGAAAAGCTGGATGGACCCCTACCTGTTATATATATGCCAACACGTAGTCCGTGGTGGAAAAGAGCCGCTGCAGCTGCTGCTATTCTGATTAGCACTGCAATGGGATGGTACTGGTATAAAACCAGTGTAGCCATTGCCTGGCTGAGTAAAACCACCGGCAATACCATCGATTCCCTGTTGTTGTCAGACGGTTCCCGCATCGTGCTGAACAAACATGCTACTGTCAGGTATCCTGCCACTTTTAAAGGGCATAACAGAACCGTAACGCTCCAGTCGGGGGAAGCTTTTTTCGATATCGCCACAGATCCTGGTCATCCGTTTATATTGACCAGCGGGCCGGCACAGATAAAGGTGCTGGGGACTTCCTTTAATGTAAAAAACAGCCCGCATGCAGTACAGGTATTTGTACTCACGGGGAGTATATCCCTGCAGCAAACAGGGGGTACTACCGCCCTGCGCCTGGCCGCCGGCAAAGGAGGCGTTTTTTATAGCGATAACGGCGATCTCAATGAAGATGCCGGAACGGGATACAATCAACTGTCATGGCGCACACATGAACTGCGCTTTGAAAATGCACCTATCGGAGAAGTGTGTAGCGCCCTCTCTGACTATTATGGTGTAACTATCATACCGGATTATAAGATCAGTCATAAACGTAAGCTCAATGCCAACTTCAGTAACCGTAGCCTGGAAGAAGTAAAAGCCACTTTATCTGCACTTTATGATTATAGTTTTGAACAGCAAGCAGATACGCTATATGTAAAATAA
- a CDS encoding SusC/RagA family TonB-linked outer membrane protein: MKKKLVPYISQRWRKMSCPLLMVGLLIGSPPLNAQDNLTLNRKVTVKVRNQPISNVLSEIEKQTNLSFVYDGAQIDPAQFISISANDATLKEVLHNIFNETVKYTIVGNQVIVKHTGSNGATSYQVAGRAATPVQDKRQIITGSVTLRDTKGNEQRVPGITIRVKGKIIGTQTNGFGSFRIMVEEGDILVVSFVGYKTREIPFKANSPLEIVLEEDATKVKEVVITGIYERNKESTTGSIATYTAKELKQIGNQNVIQSLRSLDPSFTVFENNKLGANPNILPSLEIRGKTSILGLKEQFGTDPNQPLFILDGFQTTLRTIIDLDMNRVESVTILKDAASTAIYGAKAANGVIVVETRKPKPGELRVSYSTDNSIVMPDLRDYNLMNATEKLEFERITGRYRPNSRIENDENARQLMDSLYNVKKLQVLRGVNTYWMSEPLQVGYATNHSLYIEGGDNQMRYSAGANYKKVKGVMKGSGRDMGGANLKLMYRKKKLSFNNNLSVNFYTANESSWGSFENFARANPYYPKRNEDGTVSKYLDILPTPGGGYDTTANPLFNALQPNMDRTKNFGVVNNFNVEYAVNNDLRIRARVGITKEQEKHEIFLSPKNTRFDAKDPMEKGSYSNVETTGLNYDGELTATYGRVIARKHQLNGVVGWNFQQNQRASEGYDASGFPDKVNSPAYAAGYAREKRPYSAEATTRSTGFYMNGGYMYDQRFVVEGNYRLDGSSVFGSRNFFRSSWSAGVSWNLHNETFMQPYSFVNMLKLRAAIGTPGNQNFSAYQSYTTYYYHTNAINNFGVGASIDNFGNPSLLWQQTLDKNLGADIVVLNNRLKINADVYQRTTDPLIAVISVPSSVGTTSYTTNLGAQQGTGYNFQATVFPIYRPEQRTTWSFSFSAKHEKAHFTNIGNKLDQMNKAERSKSLTRYYDGGSPTAIWAVRSAGIDPGTGNEVFIKKDGSLTFSYDADDEVVVGDERPKLDGIIGTNFFYKGLTVGVYLRYRVGGDIFNDALYNKVENINTTDIRYNQDRRALYDRWQQPGDRALYRRISMTTITNQIEANMAKRSTRFVEQENTLAGESINVGYEVPHAIVKRWHLSYLRLNAYMNDIFRISTIKRERGIDYPFANMMSFSISLGF; the protein is encoded by the coding sequence ATGAAAAAAAAATTAGTACCGTACATCAGCCAGCGGTGGCGCAAAATGTCGTGCCCATTACTGATGGTGGGATTGCTGATCGGCAGTCCCCCGCTGAATGCCCAGGACAATCTCACACTGAACAGGAAAGTAACTGTCAAAGTCAGGAATCAGCCTATTTCCAATGTATTATCTGAAATCGAGAAACAAACGAATCTCAGCTTTGTATACGACGGCGCACAAATAGATCCTGCGCAGTTCATCAGTATCTCTGCCAACGATGCAACACTCAAGGAAGTATTGCATAACATCTTTAATGAAACGGTGAAATATACCATCGTAGGCAACCAGGTGATTGTGAAACATACCGGTAGTAACGGCGCGACCTCCTATCAGGTAGCCGGCCGTGCTGCAACGCCGGTACAAGACAAACGCCAGATCATTACCGGTTCGGTGACCCTCCGGGACACTAAAGGCAACGAACAACGGGTGCCCGGCATCACCATCCGGGTTAAAGGAAAAATTATCGGTACCCAGACGAACGGGTTTGGTAGTTTTCGTATAATGGTGGAAGAAGGGGATATCCTTGTGGTGAGCTTCGTAGGCTACAAAACCCGGGAAATACCTTTTAAAGCCAATAGCCCGCTGGAGATTGTGCTGGAGGAAGATGCCACCAAAGTGAAGGAAGTAGTGATTACCGGTATCTATGAAAGAAATAAGGAAAGTACTACCGGATCTATTGCCACCTATACCGCGAAGGAACTGAAACAGATCGGTAACCAGAACGTTATTCAAAGCTTACGTTCCCTCGATCCGTCTTTCACCGTTTTTGAAAATAATAAACTGGGCGCTAATCCCAATATCCTTCCCAGTCTGGAAATACGGGGTAAAACCAGTATCCTGGGCCTGAAAGAGCAGTTTGGTACCGATCCTAACCAACCGCTTTTTATACTGGATGGGTTCCAGACTACCTTACGTACCATTATAGATCTTGATATGAACCGGGTGGAAAGTGTTACCATCCTGAAAGATGCGGCATCCACCGCGATCTATGGCGCGAAAGCAGCCAATGGTGTGATTGTGGTGGAAACCCGTAAACCGAAACCGGGTGAATTGAGAGTATCCTATAGTACGGATAATAGTATTGTGATGCCAGACCTGCGGGACTATAATCTCATGAATGCAACAGAGAAACTGGAGTTTGAACGGATCACAGGCCGTTACCGCCCCAACTCACGCATAGAGAATGATGAGAATGCCCGCCAGCTGATGGACAGTTTGTATAACGTGAAAAAGTTGCAGGTACTGAGAGGGGTGAATACCTATTGGATGAGTGAGCCGCTGCAAGTGGGTTATGCGACCAACCATTCGCTATATATTGAAGGAGGCGATAACCAGATGAGATATAGCGCCGGCGCCAACTACAAAAAAGTGAAAGGCGTAATGAAAGGCTCCGGCCGTGATATGGGAGGGGCTAACCTGAAACTGATGTATCGTAAAAAGAAACTCAGCTTCAATAATAACCTGTCGGTGAATTTCTATACCGCCAATGAATCGTCCTGGGGGTCTTTCGAAAATTTCGCGCGGGCCAATCCTTATTATCCTAAAAGAAATGAAGACGGCACCGTATCCAAATACCTGGATATATTGCCCACACCGGGAGGCGGCTATGATACCACTGCTAATCCTTTATTCAACGCTTTGCAACCGAACATGGACCGGACCAAAAACTTTGGGGTGGTCAATAACTTCAATGTGGAATATGCCGTGAACAACGATCTCCGGATCAGGGCGCGTGTGGGAATCACCAAAGAACAGGAGAAGCACGAGATATTTTTATCTCCCAAAAATACCCGTTTCGATGCCAAAGATCCGATGGAGAAAGGCAGCTACAGCAATGTGGAAACTACCGGATTGAATTACGATGGTGAACTGACGGCTACCTATGGCCGTGTAATTGCCCGCAAACATCAGCTAAACGGGGTGGTTGGCTGGAACTTCCAGCAAAACCAGCGTGCCAGCGAGGGGTATGATGCGAGCGGTTTTCCTGATAAAGTGAATTCGCCGGCATATGCTGCCGGATATGCCCGGGAAAAGCGGCCGTATTCCGCGGAAGCGACTACACGTAGTACCGGCTTTTATATGAATGGCGGTTATATGTATGACCAGCGCTTTGTGGTGGAAGGTAACTACCGCCTGGATGGTTCTTCCGTATTCGGTTCCCGTAACTTTTTCCGGAGCTCCTGGTCAGCAGGTGTTTCCTGGAACCTGCACAACGAGACTTTCATGCAGCCCTATTCTTTTGTGAATATGCTGAAGCTGAGAGCGGCCATCGGTACACCGGGTAACCAGAATTTTTCTGCCTACCAGTCTTACACTACTTATTATTACCATACCAATGCCATCAATAACTTCGGGGTAGGCGCCAGTATCGACAATTTTGGCAACCCTTCCCTGTTATGGCAGCAAACCCTCGACAAAAACCTGGGAGCGGATATTGTGGTGCTGAATAACCGGTTGAAAATAAATGCAGATGTTTATCAGCGAACAACAGATCCGTTGATTGCTGTTATCAGTGTGCCATCTTCCGTAGGTACCACCAGCTATACGACCAACCTGGGCGCCCAACAGGGTACCGGTTACAATTTCCAGGCAACCGTTTTCCCTATATATCGGCCGGAACAGCGTACTACCTGGAGTTTCTCCTTCTCTGCCAAACATGAAAAGGCGCATTTTACCAACATCGGTAATAAACTGGATCAGATGAACAAGGCAGAAAGATCCAAGAGCCTTACCCGTTATTATGATGGTGGTAGTCCCACTGCTATATGGGCGGTACGTTCGGCAGGTATTGACCCCGGCACGGGCAATGAAGTGTTTATTAAGAAAGATGGCTCACTCACGTTCAGCTATGATGCAGATGATGAAGTAGTAGTCGGAGATGAAAGGCCTAAGTTGGATGGTATCATCGGTACCAACTTTTTCTACAAAGGACTCACCGTAGGTGTTTACCTGCGTTACCGGGTAGGTGGCGATATTTTTAATGACGCCCTGTATAATAAGGTGGAGAATATCAATACGACCGATATCCGCTATAACCAGGACCGGCGTGCTTTATACGACCGTTGGCAACAGCCCGGCGACAGAGCTTTGTACAGACGTATCAGCATGACCACTATCACCAATCAGATAGAAGCCAACATGGCGAAAAGGTCGACGCGCTTTGTGGAGCAGGAAAATACCCTGGCCGGAGAATCTATCAACGTGGGATATGAAGTTCCACATGCGATAGTGAAACGCTGGCACCTGTCCTATCTGCGACTGAACGCCTATATGAATGATATTTTCCGGATATCGACGATCAAACGGGAAAGAGGTATTGACTATCCTTTTGCCAATATGATGTCCTTTTCTATCAGCTTAGGTTTCTAA
- a CDS encoding RagB/SusD family nutrient uptake outer membrane protein, with protein MRKIIFTLLLLLPVLLFTACKKWLDVRPRDKVAEADLFNSEDGFFNALNGVYLDLTSNDLYGGQMNMQMTEVLAQRYNIASGHDLYKLVTYDYASEEVKTILDRSWQGLYRNVANINKIFSVIDERRDLFTGNHFGWVKGELFALRAYLHFDAFRLFGPVYIKDSLAKRIPYYTTFTSQYNPLLSGSEVMQKVLTDLDSAAFYLKNDPVITGGRLFFPDPNGNADTWQYRSLRMNYFAVMALKARAYLYANNKPAALQCATAVMQQIGDKFPLVTSDRVTGPNPDRVFSSEILFALHDIRLNDKFLLYFSPEQADRKILAAASNRLESDFEKKEPDPRYGNTWLRPSDNKKSFRCFYKYADIPDTRRNYRNLIPMIRISEMYFIAAECQPDEATALTYINAIRKVRNVSDVLPGMGIDAELKKDYKREFYGEGQVFFYYKRTFTGSIPAGSGSGNVTMTTKEYTLPLPDSEIQFRN; from the coding sequence ATGAGAAAGATAATATTTACCCTTTTGCTGTTGTTGCCGGTGCTGTTGTTTACCGCCTGCAAAAAATGGCTGGATGTGCGGCCACGCGATAAAGTGGCGGAAGCAGATTTATTTAATTCAGAAGACGGATTTTTCAATGCCCTGAATGGCGTATACCTGGATCTTACCAGCAATGATTTATATGGCGGACAAATGAATATGCAGATGACGGAGGTACTCGCCCAGCGGTATAACATTGCTTCCGGACATGATCTGTATAAACTGGTGACCTACGATTATGCCAGCGAGGAAGTGAAAACTATACTGGATAGGAGCTGGCAGGGATTGTACCGGAACGTGGCCAATATCAACAAGATTTTTTCTGTGATAGATGAACGCCGGGATTTGTTTACCGGTAACCATTTTGGTTGGGTGAAGGGAGAGCTGTTTGCACTGCGTGCCTACCTGCATTTCGATGCCTTTCGTTTATTCGGCCCGGTATACATAAAGGATTCACTGGCGAAGCGGATACCTTATTATACCACTTTTACTTCCCAGTATAATCCGTTGCTGTCGGGCAGTGAGGTGATGCAGAAGGTATTGACAGACCTGGATAGTGCAGCTTTTTACCTGAAGAATGATCCTGTTATTACAGGTGGAAGACTGTTTTTTCCGGATCCTAACGGTAACGCAGATACGTGGCAATACCGCTCTTTGCGGATGAACTATTTTGCTGTGATGGCACTGAAAGCCAGGGCTTATCTGTATGCCAACAACAAGCCGGCTGCGCTGCAATGCGCTACTGCCGTGATGCAGCAAATCGGCGATAAATTTCCGCTGGTAACTTCCGACCGGGTAACCGGGCCTAACCCGGACCGGGTATTTTCTTCGGAGATCCTGTTTGCCTTACATGATATTCGCCTGAATGATAAGTTCCTGCTGTATTTCAGTCCGGAGCAGGCCGACCGTAAAATACTCGCTGCCGCTTCCAACAGATTGGAAAGTGATTTTGAAAAGAAAGAACCTGATCCCAGGTATGGTAATACCTGGCTGCGTCCCAGTGATAATAAAAAGAGCTTCCGTTGCTTTTACAAGTATGCCGACATTCCGGATACCCGGCGGAATTACCGTAACCTGATTCCGATGATCCGTATCAGCGAAATGTATTTCATCGCTGCAGAATGTCAGCCGGATGAAGCCACTGCACTGACTTATATCAATGCTATCCGGAAAGTACGGAACGTATCGGATGTATTACCTGGTATGGGGATCGACGCTGAGTTAAAGAAAGATTACAAACGGGAGTTTTATGGTGAAGGACAGGTGTTTTTTTATTACAAACGCACCTTCACGGGAAGTATTCCTGCCGGTAGCGGTAGTGGTAATGTGACCATGACCACCAAGGAATACACCCTGCCACTGCCCGATAGTGAAATTCAATTCAGGAACTAA
- a CDS encoding DUF4843 domain-containing protein: MKKIYGWLWLLAAVACKSTDITPYPNNNDIYFSVVNTSGVTQDTTPVTFAFTPATTDTIVPLLIRAVGPVADYDREFKLKIVDTAAAAAKQGVHFFLPAKTIMPAGKVVTTLPVLLHKTAEMASRAYSITLTLEPNENFTTNLPFAVIDNTLKTKRSILKHVVIVEDQLNMPKVWEVNYLGVFTKKKILLMCSEIPMKLSDFNPPNKNDFPLGKMYYVSSFMKRYLDDHALAKDTIREENGDLMKMGKYAQ, encoded by the coding sequence ATGAAAAAAATATACGGATGGCTATGGCTGTTGGCAGCAGTAGCCTGCAAAAGCACTGATATTACTCCCTATCCGAACAATAATGATATTTATTTCTCTGTAGTTAATACTTCCGGCGTGACCCAGGATACTACACCGGTTACTTTCGCTTTTACGCCGGCAACTACGGATACGATTGTTCCTTTGCTGATAAGGGCTGTTGGTCCGGTAGCAGATTATGACCGGGAGTTTAAACTAAAGATTGTGGATACCGCCGCAGCTGCGGCGAAGCAGGGGGTACATTTTTTCCTGCCGGCAAAAACCATCATGCCTGCCGGCAAAGTTGTTACAACTTTGCCCGTGCTGTTGCACAAGACGGCGGAAATGGCTTCCAGGGCTTATTCTATTACCCTGACGCTGGAGCCGAATGAAAACTTTACTACCAATCTGCCTTTTGCGGTGATCGACAATACCCTTAAAACCAAACGGAGTATTTTAAAACACGTTGTCATTGTAGAAGATCAGCTGAACATGCCCAAGGTATGGGAGGTCAACTACCTGGGTGTTTTCACAAAAAAGAAAATCCTGCTCATGTGCAGCGAAATACCCATGAAACTATCAGATTTTAATCCTCCTAATAAGAATGATTTTCCCCTGGGAAAAATGTACTATGTCTCCAGTTTCATGAAACGTTACCTGGATGACCATGCCCTGGCGAAAGATACGATCCGTGAAGAGAATGGCGATTTAATGAAAATGGGTAAGTATGCGCAATAA
- a CDS encoding PKD-like family lipoprotein, protein MKHNHLSFIFILLFTALCWSSCYKDLGNYDYVPVNESVSFDSIHKEYFLFFKDTLQIRPVTKFTQDNNDTARYAYSWESLMQTGGVGDTLRRVLGTSRNLNYVVNLKPGYYHCFFIMTDKQTNVRYQERFYLKVQSVTSSGWVLLCDVGGVARMDMVSLLDNKSLIINDLLAYTNSGAPVVRGPRKLNQSQHGDGVNIYMHTDEAVLKFKTADFSWKPTYTIAYDILGQVPAGFKPEAILTSYSSVDYLITADRLFYQNQIFGKSGFGLPANRIDGDTAYFNPAPFIASNTGGSFSSVVYDATNRQFLQHDGYSAFCTVLRSDTIFSFQTGKDLVTMMSTNFNNRDNYAVLKVPGTSKYSLYRFNMGNGVVPTFYCDMNHATDIARATAFAVSNQFGTLFYAAGSRLYQYDIYADVSYLMLDLGSKPITYINCPMVGKWDGQLMKSIIVGSYDPALPEGRNGRIDFYDIPGRNEPLTKYQSYEGLGKVVDLFYR, encoded by the coding sequence ATGAAGCACAACCATCTATCTTTTATATTTATACTGCTCTTCACCGCATTATGCTGGAGCAGCTGTTATAAAGACCTGGGTAATTATGATTATGTACCCGTGAATGAATCTGTTTCGTTCGATAGTATTCACAAAGAGTATTTCCTCTTTTTTAAGGATACGTTACAAATCAGGCCTGTGACGAAATTCACACAGGATAATAATGATACGGCGCGTTATGCCTACAGCTGGGAATCGTTGATGCAGACCGGCGGCGTCGGAGATACCTTACGCCGGGTATTGGGAACCAGCCGGAATCTGAATTACGTCGTTAACCTGAAACCGGGTTATTATCATTGTTTTTTTATCATGACAGATAAACAAACGAATGTCCGGTACCAGGAGCGTTTCTACCTGAAAGTGCAATCTGTTACTTCTTCGGGATGGGTGCTGCTCTGCGATGTAGGCGGCGTGGCGCGGATGGATATGGTGAGTTTGCTGGATAACAAGAGCCTGATCATTAATGACCTGCTGGCCTATACGAATTCCGGTGCACCGGTGGTGCGGGGGCCGCGGAAGCTGAACCAGTCGCAGCATGGCGATGGGGTGAATATTTATATGCATACAGATGAAGCCGTCCTGAAATTTAAGACAGCAGACTTTTCCTGGAAGCCTACCTATACCATTGCTTATGATATACTTGGACAGGTACCTGCGGGATTCAAGCCCGAAGCGATTCTTACTTCTTATAGCAGTGTAGATTACCTGATTACAGCAGACCGGTTATTCTATCAGAACCAGATATTTGGAAAATCCGGTTTTGGCCTGCCTGCAAACCGGATAGACGGTGATACGGCTTACTTTAATCCGGCGCCTTTTATTGCGAGTAATACAGGCGGCTCTTTTTCTTCGGTGGTATATGATGCTACCAACCGGCAGTTTCTGCAACACGATGGGTACAGTGCTTTCTGTACGGTACTGCGAAGCGATACCATCTTCAGTTTCCAGACAGGTAAAGATCTGGTGACGATGATGTCTACCAACTTTAACAACCGGGATAACTACGCGGTGTTGAAAGTACCAGGTACCAGCAAATACTCGCTCTACCGGTTTAATATGGGGAATGGGGTGGTGCCTACTTTTTACTGTGATATGAATCATGCCACGGATATTGCCCGTGCTACCGCGTTTGCGGTGAGTAATCAGTTTGGTACTTTGTTTTACGCGGCAGGCAGCCGTTTGTATCAATATGATATTTATGCTGATGTGTCTTACCTGATGCTGGATCTGGGTAGCAAGCCGATTACCTATATCAATTGCCCGATGGTAGGCAAATGGGATGGTCAGCTGATGAAAAGCATTATCGTAGGTAGTTATGATCCGGCATTGCCGGAAGGACGGAATGGCCGGATTGACTTCTATGACATCCCTGGCCGGAATGAACCCTTGACAAAATATCAGTCTTATGAAGGACTGGGAAAAGTAGTGGACCTTTTTTACAGATAA